In Candidatus Binatia bacterium, the genomic window TTGACGCCTGACGGGTCATCCCATTCCACAACGACCGTCACCACCGCCAGTCGAACTTCGGTTTCCCGCGAAAAACCCTGATCATCTTCATCCAGACCCTGCACACCGTCTTCAGCGCCAGCGCGGCGAATCACCCGTTCCCACCGAAACCCGTCGCCGATCTCCCCCTGCGATTCTGTAGCGATCAGCTCCGGCGACCAGAGGGAAGAATCGAGCAGCGCTTTGGCATGCATCACCGCTTCCGAGCGGCGGCCTGCATTTCGCGCCAGCTGCATGGAACCGCCGAAAACTTGCAATGCCGACACCACACCCAGCCCGAGGACCGCCATGCCGATGGAGATCTCGATGAGGGTAAATCCTGATTCCCCGCGGCGACGCACCCTAACGCTCCTCGTCTGTCACGGTGACAAGTCCGATCAACGGATCCACGGACACCACATAGCCAAGCTCTGCAGGATAGTCGCGATCGCCGATCAAGAGCTGCATTCCGCTCGAGCTCCCGTTCGGAAAAAATCTCACCCGAGAAAAACCGAACGAATTTCGTTCTCCGCCAGCCACCTGACGCAAGGCGGCGGTCGAACCGATCTCGATCTCGCGAGAAAAACCTTCCAGCTCGACTCGGTTCTCCTCGACCAGAACCAGCAACGACTGCGGCTGGCCGGTTCGGACAGCCTCCGTCTGCATGGTACGCATGGCCCCCGTGACTTCACGCACCGCGCTGCGCACATCCCGCGCCCGCGAGCCCGCATTGATCGCGGGCGCCACCAGGGCCATCGCCATTCCGACGATCACCATGGTGACAATAATCTCGATCAGCGTGAACCCCTCGGCATCGCCTCCGACAGATGCCGCGCGCTGGTCCGGCCGCACGCGAGCCGACAACGATGGGGACCGTAATGACCTCATCCAGATACGACGACCTCAGCCGCGTTGCCCTGTCCACCCGTGCGTCCATCCGAGCCGAAGCTGCCGACATCATAGGTCGCCCCTGACTCCCCGGGATTACGATAGAAATAAGGATTCCCCCAAGGGTCCACCGGGATCGGGTCGCGCAGATAGGGACCTGACCAACGACCGGCAGTGCCGGGGCGACTCCGTAAAGCCTCCAGCCCCTCTTGTGAAGTGGGATAACGGCCCACGTCGAGGTGGTACATATCCAGAGCGTTCCGCAGGCTTTCCAGCTGTACTCGCGCGGTCTGCGGCTTGGCCTTCTCGCTCTGACCAATGAAGTTCGGGGCCACCAGAGCCGTCAGACCTCCGATAATCACCAACACCACCAACAACTCGACCAGGGTGAAACCCGATTCATCCGGGCGCTTTCGTTCTTTCGAATTTCTCCACAACATTTACAATCTCCGCTGCCTCAGAGAGGCATGTTATTGACGCTGAAGATGGCCGAGAACATGGCCACAACGATAAAACCCACCACCAAACCGCCGACGACCAGGAGCAGCGGCTCGAGCATATTGGTCATTTGCGTCACGGCCGCACGAACTTCCTTGTCAAAATAATCCGCGACCGTGATCAACATTTCATCCAGACGTCCGGTCTCCTCGCCAACGCTGATCATCTGCAAAGCCAACTGCGGGAACACGCCGCTCTGCGACAAGGGACCCGCGACACCATCGCCCCCGCGAACCCCGACTTTCACCTCATCGATCGCGGCCGCCAGGACCACGTTGCCAGCCACATTGCGAACGATATCGAGCGCCTGCAGCATCGGAACGCCACTGCGCAACAAGGTGCCCAGAGTTCGTGCGAAGCGCGAGACCGCAACTTTTCGCGTCAACTCGCCAACCAGAACCAGCCGCAACTTGGTGCGATCCCAGGTGACCCGACCATCCTCGGTCCCGATCCATTGGGCGAAACCGAAAGCCGTCCCTCCGACCAACAACAATCCGAGCCACCAGTAGGACCGGAGGATCTCGGAGGCGCCCATCAGGATCGCGGCTGATGTCGGGAGCGCGGCGCCAGATTGCGCAAAGACAGTGGAGAATTGCGGCAGGACATAAACAAGAAGGATCGCGACCGAACCGAAGGAAGTCAGCAACAGAATGGTCGGATAGACCATGGCGGAGCGGACCTCGTCGCGCAGCTCGGTCGCGCTCTCCAGATATTCCGTCAGCCGCTCGAGCACCTGATCCAGCACGCCGCCGATCTCACCCGCCTTGACCATATTGACATAGAGAGATTCGAAGACATCCGGATGCTCATTGAGAGCCTCGGCCAGCGACTTGCCTCGTTGGACCTCCGTCAACACCTCTCCGGTAACGCGTTTCATCTCTTCGCTTTCGGACAACTCGGAGAGAATCTGGAGACTGCGGTCCAGCGGCAAGCCGGCGGTCAGCAAAGTCGAAAGCTCATGGGTGAAGACAAGCAAATCCGCTGTCTTGATCCCCCGCTTGAACGAAATCGTCGGCAGCGAAATATTGCCCAATCCAGTTCGTTCAGGCCCCGGTTCGGCGACCCGCAACGGCATCAGACCGCGATCCTGCAGGCGCGCAGCAGCCGCAGTCCGATCGCTGGCATCAATCATCCCCTCGAGGACTTTGCCGTCGGCATCCGTTGCGCGGTATTGAAATTGGGCCATAAACGCTATTTTTCCTCGAGGCATACGCCGACACAGAACCTGCGTTGCGCTCTATGGACGACGGGAAAGACCGAAAATTCGCCCTTTCTTTGGATACCGGACCTGAAGGCCTGCCTCAATCGATGTACCCGAGGGCGCGCAGCTTCTCGCGACGCAAAGGGTCCACATCAGCCTGCTTTACCCTCTGCTTATCGGCAATTTCACGCTGAATGCGGCATTTTGTGGCCCAAACGTCCAGAACAGCCTGCAGGCGCGACAGCTCGGCGCCATCCTCGGCCGGCAAATCGGCCCAATTCGCAAGAGGAATCGGGGTTTTCTCGCGAGGGTCGAGCGATAGATCATAGGCGATATCGCTTTCTCTGGTGCTCTCCCTATGGATTTTGAATCGGCTCGCCGAGAGCGCCCGCATGCCCCCCGGCGCCGTCTCGGCGTAGTGGAAAGTCTCTGCCCGCGGAGCGCCCGTCCACAGAGGCTGCAGGCTTGTGCCATCGATTCCCTGCGGGACTGGCTGCCCCAGCAACTCCAGCACGGTCGGGACGATATCCTGCAACCCGACGACCTCGACCGGATGCGCCCCCGCGGGCACTCCTGGTCCGGCGACAATGAGCGGAATCCGCAGAACTTCGTCCCATACCCAAAACCCGTGTCCCGACGCGTCGTGCTCGAAAAAGGCCTCGCCGTGGTCGGATGTCACCACGATCAGCGTCGTGTCACGCAAACCAAGCGAATCCAGTTCGTCCAACAATTCCCCGACAAGGTCATCGAGGTGACGAACCAATTGGTCATAGCGGAGAATATCGTGATCCGCGGGATTATGCCCGGGTTCGGGGACGCGATTCCCGACCTGCGGGGCGGGCTCATCCTGATAAAGCGAGGCATAGGGCTCGATCGGAACCCGAGGGGCATGCACCTGATAGGTGTGCACGAAAAGAAAGAATCGTCGGTCTGCCAGCTCTCGCAAGGCCGTCCGCGCGGCTGCAAAGGTCTGCGGTCCCAAGCCCGTCGGCGCGGCAATGCGCCCATCCGCTCGAGGGGTACCTTTGAACTCGAGGAAGGCATCAAACCCGCGGGCAAATCCCCAGGGCGCGCCGACGAATGCATTCTCGGTAACGGCGCG contains:
- a CDS encoding sulfatase; protein product: MDNRFRFLCVVLLLLSGPLEAAALEVLGAPLVPTRLAEVAHQTRPVIAEEEPLLVQPGVWEIPDLRVPPNASLLASFGLPASDESWELRVSIRTSDRKTLPVESRRVETAGWQDFRLRAGSLAGQVVTLRMVARPLEAGTAEGGDSVVLGAPRFLHTEAPRPEGKNVLLISLDTLRSDRMSAYGAARPTTPRMTALAARGVRFETARAPASSTPPSHMTMLTGASPCTHGVWGVHVEDQPPEDLRSLAQILSAEGYSTRAVTENAFVGAPWGFARGFDAFLEFKGTPRADGRIAAPTGLGPQTFAAARTALRELADRRFFLFVHTYQVHAPRVPIEPYASLYQDEPAPQVGNRVPEPGHNPADHDILRYDQLVRHLDDLVGELLDELDSLGLRDTTLIVVTSDHGEAFFEHDASGHGFWVWDEVLRIPLIVAGPGVPAGAHPVEVVGLQDIVPTVLELLGQPVPQGIDGTSLQPLWTGAPRAETFHYAETAPGGMRALSASRFKIHRESTRESDIAYDLSLDPREKTPIPLANWADLPAEDGAELSRLQAVLDVWATKCRIQREIADKQRVKQADVDPLRREKLRALGYID
- a CDS encoding prepilin-type N-terminal cleavage/methylation domain-containing protein, with translation MRSLRSPSLSARVRPDQRAASVGGDAEGFTLIEIIVTMVIVGMAMALVAPAINAGSRARDVRSAVREVTGAMRTMQTEAVRTGQPQSLLVLVEENRVELEGFSREIEIGSTAALRQVAGGERNSFGFSRVRFFPNGSSSGMQLLIGDRDYPAELGYVVSVDPLIGLVTVTDEER
- a CDS encoding type II secretion system protein — translated: MRRRGESGFTLIEISIGMAVLGLGVVSALQVFGGSMQLARNAGRRSEAVMHAKALLDSSLWSPELIATESQGEIGDGFRWERVIRRAGAEDGVQGLDEDDQGFSRETEVRLAVVTVVVEWDDPSGVKYYRLGTMRVEPNFGDPED
- a CDS encoding type II secretion system F family protein — encoded protein: MAQFQYRATDADGKVLEGMIDASDRTAAAARLQDRGLMPLRVAEPGPERTGLGNISLPTISFKRGIKTADLLVFTHELSTLLTAGLPLDRSLQILSELSESEEMKRVTGEVLTEVQRGKSLAEALNEHPDVFESLYVNMVKAGEIGGVLDQVLERLTEYLESATELRDEVRSAMVYPTILLLTSFGSVAILLVYVLPQFSTVFAQSGAALPTSAAILMGASEILRSYWWLGLLLVGGTAFGFAQWIGTEDGRVTWDRTKLRLVLVGELTRKVAVSRFARTLGTLLRSGVPMLQALDIVRNVAGNVVLAAAIDEVKVGVRGGDGVAGPLSQSGVFPQLALQMISVGEETGRLDEMLITVADYFDKEVRAAVTQMTNMLEPLLLVVGGLVVGFIVVAMFSAIFSVNNMPL
- the gspG gene encoding type II secretion system major pseudopilin GspG; translation: MLWRNSKERKRPDESGFTLVELLVVLVIIGGLTALVAPNFIGQSEKAKPQTARVQLESLRNALDMYHLDVGRYPTSQEGLEALRSRPGTAGRWSGPYLRDPIPVDPWGNPYFYRNPGESGATYDVGSFGSDGRTGGQGNAAEVVVSG